One Lacticaseibacillus rhamnosus genomic window carries:
- a CDS encoding NAD(P)-dependent alcohol dehydrogenase, with the protein MKIKAAVVDEKGADFKIRDDVELAPMGPDDLQVHMVASGICHSDEALRIGDAVIGYPIVLGHEGSGIVEKVGPEVTQFKPGDHVVLSFYACGNCKNCLKGIPTQCLNYAHNNLSGTRPDGSAHFTENGKPVADMFDQSSFTTTTVVRERNAVKVDKDLDLRKLGPLGCGYVTGSGTVLNTLKPKPGDTIAVTGTGAVGLAAMMAGKISGCTKVIAIDIVDSRLELAKELGATDVVNSKTEDPVAAVKKLTGGLGVDWAVDTTGVKAVMEDTIQMLAQGGTTATIAVTPHHIDVDTWNDLCVNDKKIVGVNMGDSIPQIDVPRLIEFYKQGMFDFDKTEKFYQFDQINEANADSRSGKTIKPVLIIDKDYVPGK; encoded by the coding sequence ATGAAAATCAAAGCAGCCGTTGTTGATGAAAAAGGTGCTGATTTTAAAATTCGGGACGATGTTGAACTAGCGCCGATGGGTCCTGACGACCTTCAAGTCCATATGGTCGCCAGTGGTATTTGCCATTCCGACGAAGCCTTACGTATCGGGGATGCCGTTATCGGCTACCCGATCGTACTAGGCCATGAAGGTTCAGGGATTGTTGAAAAAGTCGGCCCGGAAGTCACCCAGTTCAAACCTGGCGATCACGTTGTTTTAAGCTTTTATGCCTGTGGCAACTGCAAGAACTGCTTGAAGGGTATTCCGACCCAGTGTCTTAATTACGCCCATAACAATTTGTCCGGTACCCGGCCAGATGGCTCCGCGCACTTCACTGAAAATGGCAAGCCGGTCGCAGACATGTTCGACCAAAGCTCCTTCACAACTACCACGGTCGTTCGTGAACGTAATGCGGTTAAAGTTGACAAAGATCTTGATTTGCGCAAGCTTGGACCGCTTGGCTGCGGCTATGTCACAGGTTCCGGAACCGTTTTGAATACGCTCAAGCCAAAGCCTGGTGATACGATTGCGGTTACCGGTACTGGCGCCGTTGGATTAGCCGCAATGATGGCGGGCAAGATCTCCGGATGCACCAAAGTGATTGCGATTGACATTGTGGATTCCCGACTCGAATTAGCCAAAGAACTCGGCGCAACCGATGTCGTTAATAGCAAAACCGAAGACCCGGTTGCCGCAGTTAAAAAATTGACTGGTGGCCTCGGGGTTGACTGGGCTGTCGACACAACCGGCGTCAAGGCAGTGATGGAAGATACGATCCAGATGCTGGCTCAGGGTGGTACCACCGCAACGATCGCGGTTACGCCACATCATATTGACGTTGATACCTGGAACGACCTCTGCGTCAATGACAAGAAGATCGTCGGCGTCAACATGGGCGATTCCATCCCACAAATTGACGTACCGCGCCTAATTGAGTTCTATAAGCAAGGTATGTTCGACTTTGATAAAACCGAAAAATTCTATCAATTCGACCAGATCAACGAAGCCAATGCTGACTCCCGCTCTGGCAAGACCATTAAACCGGTTTTGATTATTGATAAAGACTATGTACCGGGTAAGTAA
- a CDS encoding YxeA family protein, with product MLGVRRLTIETEETLYKVGFVSALAVVIALTLWWTVYRDGGVAYYAKVHEPRSQFSVTVPVNLRQKCYVYRALAKDAAGRGKLLEFKTDEYDPGPFSDGQILRLTYNTRYGVTHYERVSINEVPLKARD from the coding sequence ATGCTCGGGGTGAGAAGATTAACGATTGAAACAGAGGAGACACTTTATAAAGTTGGCTTTGTGAGTGCATTGGCGGTGGTTATTGCGCTTACGCTTTGGTGGACGGTGTACAGAGATGGTGGTGTCGCCTATTATGCAAAAGTACATGAACCACGCAGCCAATTTTCGGTGACAGTTCCGGTTAATCTGCGCCAAAAATGTTACGTTTATCGAGCGTTGGCGAAAGATGCTGCTGGGCGCGGGAAGCTACTTGAGTTTAAGACGGATGAGTATGATCCCGGCCCCTTCTCTGACGGACAAATACTGCGCCTGACTTATAATACGCGCTATGGTGTGACTCATTATGAGCGAGTTTCGATCAATGAGGTTCCGCTTAAAGCCAGAGATTAA
- a CDS encoding alpha-glucosidase — protein sequence MHKSWWQEAVVYQVYPRSFQDSNGDGIGDLQGIIQHLDYIKELGADVIWLNPIYKSPNADNGYDIADYQQIMPEFGTMTDFQQLLKAAHARGLKMMMDLVVNHTSDEHPWFQAAMQSRTDPHHDWYIWRDPVDGHAPTNWRADFGGSAWTYVPEVGQYYLHLFAVKQPDLNWTNPAVRKAVFDMMTWWCDQGIDGFRMDVINLISKPEVFADDPHLLEQPNGNSLGLIANGPHVHEYLRAMNKAVLSKHDLMTVGEAPGVTPALALQYTGFDRHELEMVFQFKHVGLDNDPQFGKWSLKHPQLIDLKRVLSDWQTALHGKAWNSLYWDNHDQARAVSRFGDDRQAFRVRSAKMLAATLHFLEGTPYIYQGEELGMTNVAFPSIHDYRDLDTLNAWHELVEQQHALAPEDMLKRIHRRSRDNARTPMQWSTAPQAGFTAGTPWLAVNPNYPDINATAALADSDSVFFFYQKLIRLRKQYPDLIVYGAYTLLDSDDPDVYMYQRQAANQELLVISNFTDQTLTRNIAKKLSPSAKLLISNYDDDAENTLRPYETKAYLIIER from the coding sequence ATGCACAAAAGTTGGTGGCAAGAAGCAGTGGTTTATCAGGTTTACCCCCGCAGTTTTCAAGATAGTAACGGCGATGGTATCGGTGATTTGCAAGGTATCATCCAGCATTTGGATTACATTAAAGAACTCGGCGCTGATGTTATCTGGCTCAACCCGATTTACAAATCACCCAACGCCGACAACGGATACGACATTGCGGATTATCAACAAATCATGCCGGAGTTTGGTACCATGACCGATTTCCAACAACTGTTAAAAGCAGCCCACGCCCGCGGTCTGAAGATGATGATGGATCTGGTCGTCAACCATACCTCTGACGAACATCCTTGGTTCCAAGCGGCTATGCAAAGTCGCACGGATCCCCATCATGACTGGTATATTTGGCGCGATCCTGTTGATGGTCATGCACCGACTAACTGGCGCGCGGATTTTGGCGGCTCCGCTTGGACGTATGTACCGGAAGTCGGCCAGTATTATCTGCACCTTTTTGCGGTCAAACAGCCTGATCTGAATTGGACAAACCCCGCCGTGCGCAAGGCCGTTTTTGACATGATGACGTGGTGGTGTGATCAAGGGATTGATGGTTTTCGAATGGATGTTATCAATCTAATTTCAAAGCCTGAAGTTTTTGCTGATGATCCACACCTTTTGGAACAGCCAAACGGCAACTCGCTGGGCTTAATTGCCAATGGTCCGCACGTGCACGAGTACTTACGCGCGATGAACAAGGCAGTTTTGTCCAAGCACGATCTTATGACAGTTGGCGAGGCACCCGGCGTTACCCCCGCCTTGGCACTTCAATATACTGGTTTCGATCGCCACGAGCTTGAAATGGTCTTCCAGTTTAAACATGTTGGCCTTGATAACGATCCACAATTCGGCAAGTGGTCACTCAAGCATCCCCAGTTAATCGATCTAAAACGCGTCCTATCCGATTGGCAAACTGCACTACACGGTAAGGCTTGGAACAGTTTGTATTGGGATAATCACGATCAAGCCCGCGCTGTTTCGCGTTTCGGAGACGATCGCCAGGCTTTTCGGGTTCGCTCTGCCAAAATGCTCGCCGCCACCTTGCATTTTCTGGAAGGGACGCCTTACATCTATCAAGGTGAAGAGCTTGGCATGACCAACGTTGCCTTTCCATCCATTCACGATTATCGCGATCTCGACACCCTAAACGCTTGGCATGAACTTGTTGAACAGCAACACGCTCTTGCGCCAGAGGATATGTTAAAAAGAATTCACCGTCGTTCCCGCGATAACGCTCGAACCCCGATGCAATGGTCAACTGCGCCGCAAGCCGGCTTCACCGCAGGCACCCCTTGGCTAGCCGTGAACCCAAACTACCCGGACATTAACGCAACCGCTGCACTAGCAGATTCCGACTCGGTCTTCTTCTTTTATCAAAAACTCATTCGGCTGCGTAAACAATACCCCGATCTGATTGTTTACGGCGCTTACACCTTACTCGACTCAGACGACCCTGATGTGTACATGTACCAGCGCCAGGCCGCCAATCAAGAACTGCTCGTCATCAGCAACTTCACCGACCAAACGTTGACTCGCAATATCGCCAAAAAGCTGTCACCTTCAGCCAAACTACTCATCAGCAACTATGACGACGATGCTGAAAACACGCTCCGGCCTTATGAAACTAAAGCGTATTTAATCATTGAGCGATAG